The bacterium genome includes the window TCGGCGACCTCGGCGCGGGACAGTCGGGGAGCGAGTTTGTCGAGCTGTTCGATGCGCTGGGCCAGCTCGTTCTCGTCGGCGCTGGCGAGCAGCAGAACTTCACAGTCTTGCGGGGTGCGACCCTGGTCAAGCTCGGCGGCGGTGAAGCGCGGTGGTCGGCGGTCCCCGACGCCCTCCAGCACCAGGTGGGTGTTGATGCCGCCGAAGCCCATGGCGCTTACGCCGGCTCTGAGTGGAGCTTTGTCGGGCCAGAGCTGCGGGCGCTCGAGCGCCCGCAGGGAGGAGCCGGGGCCGGTCAGCTCATCGTGAGGTTCTTCGCAGCCAGTCGTCGGCGGCAGCCGCTGGTGGTGCAGCGCCATGGTGGCCTTGATCAGACCGGCGACGCCGGCCGCGGCCTTGGTGTGGCCGATGTTGGCCTTGATCGAGCCGATCGCCGCGGCCTCCCTGGCTCCGCTATCCGCGCCCTCCCGCCGTGCCCGGTTGAGTGTCGCCAGCTCGACGGCATCGCCGACAGCGGTTCCGGTGCCGTGGCCCTCGAAGAGTGCCACCGACCCGATTCCGAATCCCGCGCGCCTGTAGGCGCGGCGCAGCGCTTGCAGCTGTCCTTCGAGCTCCGGTCGTGTGATACCGCCGGCGCCGTCAGAGGAGATTCCCCAGCCGCGAATAACGGCGTGGACGCGGCGCTGTTCGGCAACCGCGGCTTCCAGAGGCATGAGCACGAGAAAACCGCAGCCTTCGCCGGGCAGAAAGCCAGTCGGCCGTCGATCGTAGACGCGCATGCCTTTGGTGGCCAGCGCGCCCATTCGGCTGAAACCGACCAGCTCGAAGGGGTCCAAGCTCAGATCGACACCGCCCGCCAGTGCCACTCGGAGGTCGCCCGCGACCAGGGCCGAGCACGCGTTGGCGACCGCCAGCAGCGACGAAGCACAAGCACCGTCTACGGTGTATCCGCCGCCGCCGAGGTCAAAGTGGTTACAAATCCGACCGCCGATGGTGTTGGACAGGCCGCCTGCCAGAGACTCCTCGGTGGGTTCAGGAAAGGACTGCTTGTAGCTCGCTTCGAGCCGGTCCAGGAAGTTAGCGCGACGCTCCGAGCTCCAGCTCTCGGCCGCGAGCTCGGCCGCCAGTTGTCGCCGCACAAAAGGCCAACGCAAGCGCAAGGTTGAGGAGCGGGAGAACTCGCCGGTGAGCGTGTTTCCCACCAGAACGCCCGTGTCCTCCTTTGGCAAGCCTTCGCCGTCCCCAAAGCCCGCGTCCTCCAGAGCCGTAGCGGCCACATCGAGAGCCAGCCAGTGAACCGTGTCGACGGCGCGGACGGTATCGTTGCTCACCCGGAAGCGAACTCGATCGAACGCGTAGCCCTCGATCAGGGCCGCCTCGGTCGTGGAGATCGAATCCGGGTCGCTGCCGTCGGGCGAGAAGTAGTCCTCGAGCCGCAGCCGCTCGGTGGGCAGGCGGCGAAAGGAGCGGCGCTGGCTGAGGACGTTTTCCCACAGCTCCTGCGGCGTTGTCGCATCCGGGTATCGGCAGCCGAGACCGACGATAGCGATGGCTGCACCTTGATCCATCTAGTCCGCCTCACACCATGGTGAGAACTTCAGCCGTTTCCGGCCCACGTTTTCCCATCCGTAGCCTTCTCCGTCTCGGGGTCTCCAGCTTCGGGGGCCCATACAATAGCCTACCTGATTTCTTGAGACGACCCGCGCTGGAATCGGAACGCTTGAGACGATGGCGTCCACGCCGTAGACTCTCAAAGAGGCGTCCGCGGTTCAGCGCAGTGGCGACGCAAGCATGCCGAGAGTGCACAAAACGAAAGCTGCTGTGGCCCGAGCTCCTGGTGCCTTCTCGATCGTGCTGACAGGCCTGCTTGTCGTCACCGGCGGAGCCGGTTGCTTTCCTCGCAACCAGGAGACGTCGAAGGAGAGGTCGAAGGTCTACGAAGACGTAGCCCGCGAGGCAGGCATCAACCACTCGCACCTGAAGCCGATCCTCGATCCCAAGCTCGACAACATCATGTCCTGGATGGCGAGCGTCGGCGCGGCCGTGGCCGCCGGTGACTACAACAACGACGGCTGGATCGATCTCTATTTCACCAACTCTCGCAAAGACGAGCCGAACTATCTCTATCGAAACAACGGTGACGGCACGTTTTCCGAGGAGGCGCGGCCGGCGGGCCTGGCCGACGTGAACGGCGAAGCCGGCACCAGCATGGACGCCGTCTGGGGCGACTACGACAACGACGGTTGGGCCGACCTCTATCTCGTACGCTGGGGGCGCGACGCTTTGTTTCACAATCGGGGTGACGGGACCTTCAACGAGGTCAGTGATGAGCTCTTTCAGCGTACCGACGGCGCGCCCGGTCTCGACTGGGCCAACGGCAACGCGGCGATCTTTCTCGACTACGACCGCGATGGGCGTCTGGACATCTACGTCGGCAACTACTTCAAGCCGGTCGATCTCTGGAACCTGGCAGACACTCGCATCATGCACGATAGTTTTGAGAGGTCGCGCAACGGCGGCGGCAACTTCCTCTACCGGCAGCTGGGCGACGGGACGTTTCGTGAGGTCGCCGGTGAACTGGCGCTCGACGACGCGGGTTGGACCCTGGCGGTCGGCGCGGGAGATCTGGATGGCGATGGTTGGCCGGATCTCTACTGCGCCGACGATTTCGGTCCCGACCAGCTCTTTCTCGGTGGCCCCGGTGGCGTTTTTCGAAACGTCTCCGATACGGCACTGGGCTATGACACGAAGAAGGGCATGAACGCCGATTTCGGCGACTTCAACAACGACGGCTGGCTTGATGTCTACGTCACCAACATCACCACCGCCGAGTACCTGCAGGAAGGCAACATGCTCTGGTACAACCGTGGGCCGGGAGACGAGGGCGTGCTCCGTCTGACCGACGTTTCCCTCGAGGCCGGCGCCTACGACGGCGGCTGGGCCTGGGGCGCCAAGTTCCTGGACTACGACAACGACGGCGACCTCGACATCGCGTCGGTGAACGGTTTCATCTCCGCCGGCGAAGAAAGCTACTGGTACGACCTGGCGTCGTGGACGGTGGTCGGCGACGATCCGACCAACTCCCGCAACTGGCCGCCGATCGGCGACCGCTCGTTCTCGGGCTACGAGCGAATGCGGATGTGGCGCAACGACGGCTTGGACTCCTTTGATGAGCAGTCTCGAGCCGTAGGGCTGGACAGTACCCGCGACGGCCGCGGCATTGCCGTTATCGACTACGACAACGATGGCGATCTCGATCTAGCGATCGCCAACCAGGGAGCTGCTCCGCATCTCTATCGCAACGAGGCCCCGACGCAGAAACGTTGGCTCGAGATCGCCCTCGAGGTCGATCCGGCGACCGGGGTCAATCGGGACGGCCTAGGCACGCGAGTCACCCTGGCAACCTCGGAGGGCCTCCAGGTGCGCGAGCGTGAAGGCGGCAATGGTTACGCAGGCCAGAGTGAGCCCCGTTTGCACTTCGGCCTCGGCCCGGTCGAGCGAGTCGATCTGATCGAGGTTCGGTGGCCGGACGGCGGTCGCCAGTACTGGGAGGACGTGGCGACCAACCGATTGCTCACCGCTCGGCAGGACCCGGCTCGCTATACCGAGGACTCGCGCATCGCTCCGGAGACTCCGAGTTGGATTCCGCCCCTGCCGCCAGAGCGTCCGGCACCGCCCGAAATCGAGCCCGCCGAGCTCGAGCGGCGGCTGTCCCAAATGGAAGGACGATTGAGGTCGCCGCCGCCGCTCGACCACGCCCTGGCCGGCGCCTACCGGCTCCGGGCCTCGACCTATGACAGGCACGATCGGGCACTCGCGTTCCTCGAGCGGCTGGCATCCGAAGGTGCAGATCCGGAGGCACGGATCGAGCTGTCTCTGGCGTATGTCGACAAGATCCCGACCTGTGGTGGCCTTGCCGCGGTGGTCTGCAAAGGCAGCCTCGCCAAGAAGGGCCTCGACCGTTTGGACTCGGTTCTGGACGAAGATCCCGATTCGTGGCTCGCGCTCTACTCGAGGGGGATGAACCACCTGCATTGGCCGCGGGCGCTACGACATTCGGATGCCGCCGCCCGCGACCTCGAGCGCTGCGCCGAGCTTCAGGAGCGCTCGGGCCTGGTGAAGCCCTGGCACCTGCGCACCTGGCTGGCCCTGGGCCAGGCCTACGCCAAGGCCGGACGCTTCGAAGAGGCTCGCAGCAGCTGGCGGCGCGGGCTCGAGCGTTTTCCCGGAGCCGCCGGGCTTTTGGAGCACCTGGGTATTGCCGAAGACGAGAAGCTGCTCGACTACGTTCTCGAGAAGCGCAGTCTCGAGCAGCCGATCGATACCGACGTCTCGTTCTTCGACGGTCTATCTTGAAGGCTTCGAGCCTTCGGCGAACAGGTCTCGCGGTCTCCAGCGAGTGTTGTAGTCGAGGCGCCAATCGGAATCGGCCGAGGAGGCCTCCGGGAAGGGACCGATCTTGTCGCCGTCGATGACGTTGTGATCGCCGTCCTTGTCCCAGCCCACCGAGAAGAAGAAGAATGTCCGAACGCGGTCGTCGACCGGGGGAGGAAAGGCGTCAGCGGGGAAGGCCAGCTCGACCGCATCGCCGCCGCCGACAATCGCCAGACGACCGTCGCGCTCGCGGACGAGATCGAGGACGTCACCGTAGCGAGTGGCCCAACCCTCGAGCGCGTGGCGCCAGGGGGGGTGGTCCGAGACCGCCTCGAAGTCGGGGGTCGTGGGATGGTTGGCCCGGCGCGAGCGGATCTCCGAGAAACCCCGCCAGGCGAGCGAAGCCGCTACCGGAGTAGCGTTGTGACGTGTGAAGGCCGTCGCCGGCAGGTGCTCGCCCAGGGCGATCCGGTCCCAGCGGATCTCGAAGCTGGTCGCGAGCCTGAGGCGCCGGCTTCCAGGCGGCAGCTTGCCCTCGAGGTCCACCAGAATGGTCTTGGTCTTACCTGCGGGCATGCCGACAATGACATCCAGAGATCTCCAGCCGCTGGCGGTCTCGGCTTCCAGCCGCGGCGGGATGACCTTGGCGGGCGATCCCTGGGAAAGAGCGATGTTGGTGCTGGCGTCGCCGTACTGGAGCCATCCGGTGAGAGCCAGCACCAGCGGGCGTTCGGTGTCGAGGTTGCCAAAGTCGAGGTCGAGGGCCAGGGGCCGGGTCGTGCCTCTCCAGGGTGGCGGTAGGGGAACTCCCGAGGGAGCGAACACTCCGTCCAGCTCCGCCAGCTCGGAGGTCCGATCGACGCCGTCGCTTCCCAGGGCGCTGACTGCCGTCCGGAGACCGGTCAGTGCGTGGAGCTCGGACGGGGGGAAAGGAGCCGGCATCAGCTTGTCGATCGAATGAACCTCCACGTCTCGATCGTGATCGACCGCCACCAGACGTGCCTGGTCGAGGTAGAGAACCTCGCGCATCTCTTCGGTCACCTGCAGGATGAAGGCGCCGTCTCGAGGCTCGAGTTCTGATTCGGGACCGATCCACACGAGTTCGTCGGGGTCAGCATCGAGCGGGACGCCTCTCATGATCGACAGTCCGACCGGTGAGTTGCCGAGCACGTCGGTGACGAAACGAAAGCGCTCGCCGTCCCAAGCGTAGAGAAACGGACAAGAGCCGGTGGCGACGTTTTTCTCGACCACGGTCACAACGCCCCCGTTCAGTGCCGGATCGATCTGATTGTCGACGATGCCGTTCGTCCAGACCACTCGGACCGCGTCGAGCGCGTCTCGTTGACCGATGCCGATCTCGATCGGCAGAGTGCTCACGACTCGGCTGACGCGAAAGGCGCCCTGTCGGAGCTCGAGACGGGCGTCGAGACCCGCGGGGTTCGTCTTGGTGCCCTGGAGCCGAATCTTGAGCTGACGATTGCGATTGCCGCCGTCGTTCTGCCAGAGCCTCAAGCCGGCCTCGGTCGTCGCCAGGAGATCCGTGTCGCCATCGGCATCGAAGTCGACACGGGCAACTTGAAGTACACGGCCGGTTCGAGCATCGAGTCCGGTCTCCGCGGTCACGTCTCGCCAGGCTCCAGAGCCCATGTTGCGCCAGAGACGAAAGCCGCCGGTCCCGGCCGCGTCCGTATGTCCTACCGTCAAACCACCCACCAGAAGATCCAGCCAGCCGTCATTGTCGATGTCGACGAGCGCGGCGGTCTCGGGCTCTAGGTCCGGGAGCTCGAGATGCACGCGTCCTGCTCCCGCACCGGGCATGATCGTCACACCGGTGCGATGGATGAGAATCGAGTCGACGTGGCCGTCGTTGTCGACGTCGTCGGCCAGCACCACTCGGGCCTCTGGCCAGGGGCCGGGTGGCACTGGGAGCCCGCGGAACTCGCCGGCGCGCTGGTTCTCGAACACTCGGGTCGGGAAAGGCCCATGGGCGACAACAAGATCGACCCCGAGGTTGCCGTCAAGATCAGCGGTGGCCAGGTCGATCGCTGAAGCCGGGTCGACGATCCCGACCGCGGCAGACACTTCGACGAACCGGCCCTCACCGTCGTTTTGCCAGAGCTCGACGCCCGTGGCGGCCGCCACCGCCAGGTCGAGATCGCCGTCATACTCGTAGTCAACCCAGCGCGCCTGATGCCCTTTAAGATTTCCGAGGCCGGCCGCGACCGTTATGTCCTCGAAGCGGCTGCCGCCGGTCGCGCGTAACAGGCGGGCGCCCTCGGGATGCAGGATGAGAACGTCGTTGGCCGCGTGGATCGCCGGGTCGTACCGGACCGTCGCTGGAACGACGTTGTGGAAGTCGCCGACCGCCACCCACACTTCTGCGCCGGTTCCGAGGTTCCAGGGTGGGAGGTCGATGGACTTCCGGACCCACCCGTCACGATCGGCGCTGAGGAGGCTGGCACCGCCACCGTTCTGGACAGTGAAGATCGTCACCCTTGCCGACGGGTCGACTTCGAGCACCGCCGCCGCCACCGTCGAGGCCAGGGCGACGCGATCCGCTTCAGAGTCGAAGGTCTCGCCGGTGACATCGCGGAAACGCACCGCTAGCGGCTCGACGACTGGCCGGAAAGATCGCGGCCCGGTTTCTGCCAGGGTATGGACGCACTTCTCGAGCACCTCGGGGGTCCGGCTCTCGTCGCCGAAGAGGCGGCGCAGGCGCTCCAGCTCGTGCTGGTGGAATGCCAGGGCTTCCGAGTCGTCGGCGCGCCGCGCGTACCCCAGGAGCTTGTAGTGAGCGCCGGCGTGAAGTGGGTCCAGAGCCAGGGTTTCGCGCAGCTGTCCCGTAGAGTTCTCGTGATTGCCGGTGGCCTGGTAGGCGGAGGCGAGCTGAAAGCGCAGGGCTGCCGTACGCGGATCGAGCCGGACCGCTGCCTCGAGATGCGGCAGCGCTTCTTCGAACCGCGAGCGGCGGGCAAGGGTGAGGCCCAAGAGGTAGCTGGTGGAAGCCGCCTCCGGCGTGATCGAGGCCGCGCGCTCCAGGGCCGCCTCGGCGGCCTCCTCGTCGCGCGCCAGGAGGTAGGCCCGGGCGAGGTTGCGCCAGGCGGGCGCGGACGCGGCCTCGAGCTCGGTCGCACGAGAGAAGGACGCGACGGCACTGCGGGCGTCGCGGTTCTCGAAATGGGCCTGACCCAGGCTTGTCGCCCGCTCGAACTCTCTTGTGGATTCCTCGGCCACCTCCTGCCGGCAAGCCGGCAGTATCGAAAGCCCGGTCACGGCCAGGGTCGTGGCGAGGCGGAGTCGGCAGGCCCGGGTCATGAAGGCACCGACTATAACCGTATGCCCAAAGCCGGCGGTTCTCAGATGCGACCAGCCGCTATTCGGCCGAGAAGGGTTCGAGAGCCGCCTTGAGCTCGGCGGGCACCGGGGTCGGTACGATGCCTCCGTCCTGTCGCCGCATGCAAGCTATCTGCTGCTCGCCGCGGGCGACCAACTCCTCGGCTCTCTCGCCTTGGCGGAAATACTCGAAGCGCATGGTGATCCGGTTCTGCGCCATCTCCGCCAGCCGCATGCGGATCGCAACCTCGTCGAATGCGGAGAGCTGCCCGAAGTAGTCGCAGGCGCATCGGGTCGTGACAAGAACCAGGTCGTCGTTCAGTTCTTCGAGAAGCCCTGGGCAGTGCTCGCGCAGGAACATCTCCCGGCAACGCCCCTGCCAGCTGAAGTGGTTGACATAGTAGACGTTGCCAACCAGATTGGTCTCCTCGAAGCCGACCACATGGCGAATCTCGAAGAAGGGCTGAGGCGTCACCACCGGAAATCTCTACTCGGTTGCTGGTTCATGCTCTCGGGCTGAGATCCATCCTTGCACAATCGAATCTTGAGGGTACTAGGTGAATTGTTATCGAATGAAAGGAGAGGCCCCGGGGTGCGTCCCGTTCGGCAAACAGACGACAGGATTCCATCTGCCCGCACGGACGAGGCGTTGTTGATGTGTCACTTGGGAGGTAACCTGGGCGTCTGAGAGAGGCAAGGCATGTCGGGATGAGAGAGTTCGATCGATCTCGTCTCGCCGTCGGCGTCGGTGACCTCTGGGAGGCGGGCACGACGGCGCGTTTCCTGCCAGCTCTCCCAGGAGCTTGCGGTGGTAACGGAAGAAGGCTCGAAGCCGCTTGGGGATTGTGAACACCACCTGGCGGTGGGAGACGTCTTCGAGCAGTTCCTGCTCGGCCCAGTCCGCCCACAGAAGCTCACGCTTCTGGTGGCAGCTGGGTCACAAGCCCCGGAGCTTGCAAGAGAAGGTGACGAGGAACTCGTGCCGGCAATCCGGACAGCGCACTCGGGCCACGCCCTGGTCGAAGATGCCGCAATCGAGGTAGCGGTGAACGGCTGGTTCGACGCAACCACGCAGATAGCCGTGGGTGGGGCTGAAACGGTCGGCATATACACGGAGGGAGCACTCAAAGTGATGGGCGAGAGCCCGGTAGAGAACTGTACGCTCGGGACGGCGCGCGCGATAGACGCGGGCACTCGCTGCGGTTGCAACCGTCTCCACTCACCCGAGAAAGACGGAATCGGGTCGCCGCAGCTGGCATGAGCTCTACCCGGCTTGTCAGGGGGATGATGTCATTCGGATCGGGTGTCTCCGCCGTGGGTGCTCGCCTCAACAGCCGTCCGCATCGCTCGTGTACGATCGTCGGCGGCTCGCTTGAGGGCATCCGGCGCGAAGTGGGCGTAGACCTCGGTGGAGCGCCGGGAGCGGTGGCCGACGTTCTTGCCGGCGATCTCGAGAGGAACCCCTCGAGAGACATCCCAGCTGACGACATTGTGCCGCAGGTCGTGGAGGCGGAGCGGTCCAAGGCCATCGAGATGGTCAAGGCCGGCGCGCTTGCGGATCTTCGACCAGGGCTTCCGGACGCTCTCGAGGTGCTCCTCTGGGTTGCGACCGGGGAACACCCATCGGGAGTGGGCTTCTTGAGATAACTGCTCAAGGACCGCGAGCGCCTCGGTCGGGAGCTGCCTGTACTCCTCTTCCGCAGCCTTGGTTTTCAGTAGCTTGGCGACGCCGCCTTCCATGTCGAGGTTTTCCCACTCGAGCCGCAGTACTTCACCGATCCGCCAGCCGGTCCAGAAGACGACTCGGATGGCGGCGCAGGCGGTGGGGTTGCCGCCGGCCTGCTCTTCGGCTTCAATGGCCTTCAGGAGCTCGGCCATCTGCTCGGCATCGAGCATGACCTCCTTTTTCGCACCACGGCGCTCTTCCGGATATCGATCGATGTGTAGCGCTGGATTCGTGTGCTGGGGCCGCCATCCCCAGCGCTCGGCTTGGTCGAAGGCCTGCTGCAGAAGCGATAGGGTCCGGTTGGCGACGTAGGGGGTTGACCGCATCGCTGCGTGGAGCTTCTCGACGTCCGTGGGCGTCACAGTTCCAACGGGCACGGCACCGAGCTCGGGCAGCACATGGCAGCGGAAGAGGGTCTCGTAGTAGCGGATCGTCGAATCTCGGGGCGGGCGCTTCTTGGTGGGGAGGTACTCCTGGAGGAAGCGCTCGGCGAGGTCCGAGACGGTCGGAGACTCCCCGGGTCTCCAAGCAGCGGCCGGATCGCCGCCGGCCTTGACCTCAAGGCGGAGATTCGCGGCGATGGCCTGAGCCCGATCGGGGGTGATCTCGCCGTACTTGCCGAGCGTGATACGTCTCGGTGCGGTCTTCGGGTCCTGGCCTTTTCTCCGGTACTGGAAAATGAACACCTTCTTGCCGGCAGGCGTGGCCTTGCAGCCGAAGCCGGTGACATCGGTGTCCCATAGGAAGACTGGACGGGCACCAGCGCGGAGCGCATCGACCGAGCGCTTGGTGATTCGCTTGCGCATTCTTCGGCAATCATATAGCAATCACCACGGCTCAAACCACAACAAACCGTGGCCAATAGAACCAAGAGAAAAGGTACAAAATCAAACCAGAACAGACTCCAGCAAACCACGAACCGATGAATGGCATTCAAGAGGTCGTCGGTTCGATCCTGATCGGCTCCACCAATCATCGCTAGCGCTCAGACTCGGTGAGCCGCTCGCCACGGTCGTCTCGCGGCCTGACGGCGCGCTCTAGAGCGATCCCGGCTGGATCGACCTCAGATAGTCTGCGATCAAGCCCAGTTCCTCGTCGGAAAGCGACGGGTTGCCGCCTCGGGGAGGCATGGCGACGTGGCGCTGGTTGAGCGGGTGCGTGGCCGGCCGGCCTTCGGCGAGGAAAGCGACCAACTCGTCATCGCTCAGGCTCTTGACGAACTCGTTGTCGTGCAGGTCCTTGCCCAGCGTCATTATTCCTTTGGCGTCGGGGCCGTGGCAGACGGCACAAGTCGTCAGATAGAGCTCCCGTCCGGCAGCGATCCGCTCTGCCGAAGGGCCGCTGTCGCCGCATCCGATCGCGAGAAGCGCCAAGAAGCCGAGAGCCGCCATTTCGCCAAGGCCCTTTCCCAGGCTCCGGCGATCCATCCTGGCTCCCGCCCTCTTCATTCGTTCGGCAGCTGCGCCTGGGCGCCCTCGACGATCTCTTTCACGCTCCTATCGAAGTCCGCCGCCAGGATGTAGTGATGGAAGATACGGTGGATCCGACCGTCCCGATCGAGGAACACGACGATGGGAACGTAGTTGACTTCATAGTCGCGCAGGAGCTGTGGATTCTTGCCGGCGAGCATCGGGAAGGGCAATCCGAACTGCTCCTTGTAGCGCCGGATCAGCTTCTCCCCATCGGCCCAGACGTTGATGGTGACGATCGCCAGCTCTTCTTCGCTGTAGAGGGGTCGGGTGCGCTTCAGGAACCCGATGATCTGGGTGCAGTAGTGACACATGTTGTGCGTGAAATAGAGCACCGTGGGAGTCCCCAGAAAACTCTCCAGGTTGTGCACGACGCCGTTCTCATCGGGCAGCGAGAACAAGGGCGGAGGCTGGCCCTCCTCGGCCACCTGCTCCGCGTCCAGCGCTCCGCCGTCCGAAGTCAGCAGGAGAAACAGCGCCAGGAATACCGCGTGAAGCGGCGCGGGCCTCACCCCTGCTCCACCTCTCTGATCCAGTACTTGATCTCGTTCTCGTAGTTGGCGCCGTAGATGAGCGGGATGCCGTCGGCTTCGGCATACGCGAACGCGAAGGTGTTGAGGGGATCACCACCCTGGGCCGGATTGAGCGTCACCTGGCGCCCTTCGGAGACCTTGAAACGGTTCGGCGACAGCTGACCGAAAAAGAAGTCGCCTCCGGCTTCCGCCTTGTCGGCCTCGGAAATGTCGACCGGGATCCAACCCTGCGGCGGAGCGTAGAAGCTGGCCCAGCAGTGCGCGCCTGTGCAGTCTCCGGCCAGCGAGCCGGCCTGCTCCTGATCGCCGCTCGGGGCGGCGAGCGGAAAACCCTGCTCCCAGCGCACCGGGACGTCGCGGGAGATCATCACCGCCATGAAGAGCGCATGGTAGTCGTCGCACTTGCCCCGCTTATGGCGCATCACCCAGGCGGTATCTCCGGTGCCGCAGCCCGGGATCGTCTTGTCGTAGGAGAGCAGATCCACGATGGCGTCGAAGGCTCGCTGACCGATCTCTCTCGGTTCCCGGCTTTCTCCAATGGTGGTGTGGGCAAAACTCTCGACTTCGCTGGTGACTCGCACCCGTGGCGTCAGCGTCAGATACTTTTCAGCCGATTCGGGAGCGAGCACCAGTTGCTCGGCGCCGACCCGCTCCCTGGTGACGCGGTAGCGAGCCTCGACCTCGAACGGTCTGGGCTCGCTCACGATATGGGCCATCCGATTGCCGTAGATCTCGTCCCGGGTGATCTCGAAGGGCAGCGGACAAGTCAGCGAAAAGTCGCTGATCTTCTGGGCGTAGTCGGAGGGTGGCAGGGGCATCCAAACGTGCACCTCCTCCGCGTCGCTGGGCAGATCCATCACCCGAGTCCGGTAGCTGACGTCGAAGACCATTCGACTGAGCTGCGAGATGGGGAGTGGCCCGGCTAAGGCGGGCCGTCCGCCGCTGGCACCGAGGCCGCCGAGAGCCAGCCCCGCCGCGCCGCCGCCGGCGAGTCGCAGGAAAGATCTGCGGCTGAATCGGTCAGCCCAGCGCGGAGGCAGTGTGTAGGACACTCAGCAGCTCCTCTTGGTCCCAGTTGTAGGTCTCGAAGCTCTCGAGGGTTGTTCCGTCAGGCCCGACGACGAGCACTAGGATAGTGTGCTTTATGAGGTAGCCGCCCTCGACCGGTATTCGCCTCACCTCGATCCCCAGCTCCGCCAGCATCTCAGCCAAGCCGTCCGGTGGCCCGTTGACGAACATCCATCTTTGATCCTCGCGTGGATCGATCTTGTGCTTGCCGAAATGAAGCAGGATCTCTTCGGCGGTGTCTTCGGCCGGGTTGACCGAGATGTGAAGGTACCGGATGCCCGGTGGGCTATCGAGCTTTCGGTCCAGGTCGCGGAGCTGAAAGGTGATCATCGGGCAGGCGAAGACGCACTTGGCGTAGGTAAAGGCCACGATGGTCGTCGCACCCTCGAGAGAGTCGTTCGACACCGCCCCGCCGTCCCAGTTGTGAAGCTGGAACTTGGGCAGTTCCTGGGCCGCGCTCAACACCGCTCCGCCGAGCCAGGTCAGCACCAGGAGCAGTGGCACGGCCCCCCGACCGAAGGGGAAGTGCCGGACCGGCTTCACTCGAGGGCCTCGATCTTGATGATCTCCTCGACCGACCCACCATCGGTGAATTCGACCGTCGTTCCCTTCCTGGCGGTTCCGCCATGCCAGACCCAGACGTCATGTCGTCCGGCGGGGACGTTCCGGATGGTGAATTCGCCGTGCTCTCCCGTCAAGGTGGCGTACGGATGACCGAAAACCAGCAGATCGGCTTTCTCGTCGGGATGCAGGTTGCACTTCACCTCGATCGGGCCGGTCGCGTCCCGGTAGGCATGATAGGCGAGAATCGGACGCTCGACCTCCATTCCGGTTCGTGGCAGCGCGATGTTGTAGACCGTCGCGCCGTTGACCAGCGGCCGGCCGGAGACTTCCTCGTGCCCCGCCAGGTGAAGGTACAGGTGGGTGGTGTGGAGCGTGTCGTCTTCGTTGCGAAAGACGAACGCGTTGCCGACGAATCCAACGCTCAGCTCTGGCTCGAAGCTTCCGCCCTTGAGGTGACGGA containing:
- a CDS encoding SCO family protein, with translation MKPVRHFPFGRGAVPLLLVLTWLGGAVLSAAQELPKFQLHNWDGGAVSNDSLEGATTIVAFTYAKCVFACPMITFQLRDLDRKLDSPPGIRYLHISVNPAEDTAEEILLHFGKHKIDPREDQRWMFVNGPPDGLAEMLAELGIEVRRIPVEGGYLIKHTILVLVVGPDGTTLESFETYNWDQEELLSVLHTASALG
- a CDS encoding TlpA family protein disulfide reductase, whose amino-acid sequence is MRPAPLHAVFLALFLLLTSDGGALDAEQVAEEGQPPPLFSLPDENGVVHNLESFLGTPTVLYFTHNMCHYCTQIIGFLKRTRPLYSEEELAIVTINVWADGEKLIRRYKEQFGLPFPMLAGKNPQLLRDYEVNYVPIVVFLDRDGRIHRIFHHYILAADFDRSVKEIVEGAQAQLPNE
- a CDS encoding tyrosine-type recombinase/integrase translates to MRKRITKRSVDALRAGARPVFLWDTDVTGFGCKATPAGKKVFIFQYRRKGQDPKTAPRRITLGKYGEITPDRAQAIAANLRLEVKAGGDPAAAWRPGESPTVSDLAERFLQEYLPTKKRPPRDSTIRYYETLFRCHVLPELGAVPVGTVTPTDVEKLHAAMRSTPYVANRTLSLLQQAFDQAERWGWRPQHTNPALHIDRYPEERRGAKKEVMLDAEQMAELLKAIEAEEQAGGNPTACAAIRVVFWTGWRIGEVLRLEWENLDMEGGVAKLLKTKAAEEEYRQLPTEALAVLEQLSQEAHSRWVFPGRNPEEHLESVRKPWSKIRKRAGLDHLDGLGPLRLHDLRHNVVSWDVSRGVPLEIAGKNVGHRSRRSTEVYAHFAPDALKRAADDRTRAMRTAVEASTHGGDTRSE
- a CDS encoding cytochrome c, producing MDRRSLGKGLGEMAALGFLALLAIGCGDSGPSAERIAAGRELYLTTCAVCHGPDAKGIMTLGKDLHDNEFVKSLSDDELVAFLAEGRPATHPLNQRHVAMPPRGGNPSLSDEELGLIADYLRSIQPGSL
- a CDS encoding transglutaminase domain-containing protein, which produces MSYTLPPRWADRFSRRSFLRLAGGGAAGLALGGLGASGGRPALAGPLPISQLSRMVFDVSYRTRVMDLPSDAEEVHVWMPLPPSDYAQKISDFSLTCPLPFEITRDEIYGNRMAHIVSEPRPFEVEARYRVTRERVGAEQLVLAPESAEKYLTLTPRVRVTSEVESFAHTTIGESREPREIGQRAFDAIVDLLSYDKTIPGCGTGDTAWVMRHKRGKCDDYHALFMAVMISRDVPVRWEQGFPLAAPSGDQEQAGSLAGDCTGAHCWASFYAPPQGWIPVDISEADKAEAGGDFFFGQLSPNRFKVSEGRQVTLNPAQGGDPLNTFAFAYAEADGIPLIYGANYENEIKYWIREVEQG